The DNA sequence GGCAACGCTAAGCGGGGGTTAAGGCGGCGCTAACGCGTGGTGCGGCAGGCGAGGCGACGGGTTACGGTGGCAGGGATGGCCGGGGTTCTGCTCATCGAGGACGACGTCGCGATCCGCACCGCGCTCACCCGCGGACTGCGCGAACGCGGCCACGCCGTGTCCTCCTCCGGCACGGCGATGGACGGGCTGCGCCAGGCCCTCGCCGAACGCCCCGACCTGATCGTGCTCGACCTGGGGCTGCCCGACCTCGACGGCGCCGAGGTGCTCCGCATGCTCCGCGCGGTGAGCCGCACGCCGGTGATCGTGGCCACCGCGCGCGACCAGGAGTCCGACATCGTGCGGCTGCTCGACGCCGGCGCCGACGACTACGTGGTCAAGCCGTTCAGCGCGGCCCAGCTCGACGCCCGCATCCGGGCCGTGCTGCGCCGCCTCGGCGAGAGCCGTACCGACGACGTGATCGTCGTGGGCGAGCTGCGGCTCGACCCGCGCGCCCGGGAGGCGACCCTCGCGGGCGCCCCGCTCGACCTGAGCCCGCGCGAGTTCGACCTGCTGCACTACCTCGCGGTACGGCAGGGCGAGGTGGTGACCAAGCGCGAGCTGCTCGTCGAGGTGTGGCACGTGCCGTACGGCGGGGCCGACAAGACCGTGGACGTGCACCTGTCCTGGCTGCGCCGCAAGCTCGGCGAGACCGCCCAGGAGCCGCGCTACCTGCAGACGGTGCGCGGCGTCGGCGTGAAGCTGGTCGCCCCGTCATGATCCGCCCGCCCCTGCCGGACGCGCCCCGCACGCCCGGCGGCCGTGACCGCCGCCCCGGCCCGGCCGGACCGCGATGAGGCGCTGGCTGGCGCTGCTGGTGGCGGCGACGACCTCGCTCGTGCTGGTCGCGCTGCTCGTCCCGCTCGCGCTGCTGATCCGCACCGCCGCGGAGAACGCCGCGACCGGCGAGGCGACCCGCACCGCCGAGTCGGTGGCCGTCGCCGTGGCCGTCGAGGACGAGCAGGCCCTGGAGCTCACCGTGGAGCGGGCCTCGGCCACCGGGTACCCGATCACGGTCTTCCTCCCGGGCGGCCGTACCCTCGGCGTCCCCGCGCCGCGTTCCGCCGCGGTACGGCTCGCCGCGCGCGGCCGCAGCGTCACCGCCGAGGCGCCGGGCGGCCGGGAGATCCTCGTCGCCGTGCAGGGCCTGCCCGAGGGCACGGCCGTGGTCCGCGTGTTCCTGAGCGACGCGGCGCTCACCCGCGGCGTCGCCGAGGCGTGGCTCGGCATGCTCCTGCTCGGCCTCGCCCTGGTCGGCCTCGGCATCCTCGTCGCCGACCGGCTGGCCCGCGCCGTGATCCGCCCGGTCACCGCCCTCGCCCAGGTGTCGCACCGGCTGGCCGCGGGCGACCTGTCCGCGCGGGCCGAGCCGGGCGGCCCGCCCGAGGTGCGCTCGGTCGCGACGGCCCTCAACCACCTGGCCGACCGCATCGACGAGCTGCTCGCCGAGGAACGCGAGACCGTCGCCGACATCTCCCACCGGCTGCGCACCCCGCTCACCGCGCTGCGCCTGGAGGCCGAGTCGCTGCGCGATCCCGAGGAGGCGGCCCGGGTCGAGGCCCGGGTCGACGCGCTGGAACGCGCGGTCTCCGCGGTCATCACCGACGTGCGCCGCCGCAGGCGGGAGCGGGGGTCCTGCGACGCCGCCACGGTGGTGGCCGACCGGGTCGCGTTCTGGTCGGTCCTCGCCGAGGACCAGGGCCGGGCCGTCACCGTGGACCTCGCCCCCGCCCCGCAGCCGGTCGCGGTGGGCGCCGACGACCTCGCCGCCTGCGTGGACGCGCTGCTCGGCAACGTGTTCGCGCACACCGCCGAGGGCACGCCGTTCACGGTACGGCTCGCGCCCACCCCGTCGGGCGTCGAGCTCACCATCGCCGACGCCGGGCCCGGCTTCCCGCCGGACCTTGTGCACGGCGCGCTGCGGCGCGGCCACAGCGGGGCGGGCTCCACCGGGCTCGGCCTCGACATCGCCCGCCGTACCGCCGAGTCCGCGGGCGGCGCCCTCCGCCTCGCCGCGGCGCCGGGCGGCGGTGCCCAGGTCACCCTCCTGCTGCCCTCCCCCGCCCCCGGGGACGGGTGAAACGCGCAGGTCGACGGGCGACCGGCCGGTGTGGCGGGGTGCCGGATCGGCGGTCACCGTGATGGCGCAAAAGTGATCAAAGCCGACGTGGGCGTCGCTAACATGATCTTCACGTGAGTACCAGTGTGGTTCACGTCGCGCCGGACGTCCCGGTTTGTGAGGGGACTCCGGTGCGCCGCGGGGGGCGTCCATGACCCGGCCCGCGGACATCATGTCCTTCACCTTCGCGAGCGCCTGCCTGGTGTGCGGGGTGGTGCTCGGCATCCTCCTGCGCGCGCTGTTCGGCCGGCTCGCGCAGCGGGCCGCCTCCACCACCAGCCAGTGGGACGACCTGTGGTGGAACATGTTGCGGCAGATCGCCCTGCCCGCGACGGCCATCACCGGGGCGTGGTGGGCGACGAACATCCTGCGGCTGGAGGAGCCGGTACGCGGGTTCGTCGAGCGGGTGCTCCTCGCCGCGATCGTGCTCACGGTCTCGTTCACGATCGCGCAGTTCGCCGCCAACATGGTGCGCTCGGTCGCCCTCTCCCGATCGGGGGTGGCGAGGTCGGCGAGCATCTTCGTCCTGCTCACCCGCGGCACCATCGTCGGCGTCGGCGTCATGGTGCTGCTGCAGAGCATCGGCATATCGGTCGCGCCGCTGCTCACCGCGCTGGGCGTGGGCGGTCTCGCCGTCGCCCTCGCCCTGCAGGAGACGCTGCGCAACCTCTTCGCCGGCATCCAGATCCTGGCCTCGAAGAAGGTCCAGCCCGGCGACTTCGTGCGCCTCGACACCGGTGAGGAGGGGTACGTCGACGACATCAACTGGCGGAACACCACCGTGCGCCAGCTGTCCGGGAACATCGTGATCGTGCCGAACGCGCACCTCGCCGACACGGTGATGACGAACTACCACCAGCCGGTGGAGGAGACGTCCGTCACCGTGAAGGTCGGGGTGAGCTACGACAGCGACCTCGACGAGGTCGAGCGCATCACGCTCGAGGTGGCGCGTGACGTGCAGCGGACCGTTCCAGGCGCGGTGCCCGACTTCGAGCCGCTGATCCGCTTCAACACCTTCGGCGAGCTCCGGATCGACTTCTCGGTGATCCTGCGCGCGAGCGAGCCGTCGGCGCAGTACCTCATCGTGCACGAGTTCATCAAGCGCCTGCACCGGCGCTACCGCGAGGAGAACATCGAGATCCCCTACAAGCCCTACGAGTCGCTCCCGCCCGCCGAGGAGGCCAAGCAGGAGCGGCCCGAGCTCACCGCGGCCCGCTAGGCGAACGCGCGGCCGGGCGACACCGGCACGCGAACCCGCCTTCGATCGGCGGTGACGCGCTCATCGGCCCATTCGCCGTGGCATGGACGACCACGGCGAATGGGCCGGGCCGTTTTTCGGCGGCCCGCCGGCCCGGCATGGCCGGCCGGAGGCGTTCCCGAGGCTGCGACTCACCGGGGTGCGGCCTCGGCGGTCCCTCGGCCCTGCCGTACCGGCTCGCCGAGCGGAACGCATGCCTCCACCGTGCGCCACACCCGGTCACGTCACGGGCTCCGCCCGGGCCGGTTCGGCGATCTCGCGGGGCGCGGCCAGGACCACCCTCGTCCCGGCGAGCCGGTCCAGCACACGCCGGCGGTCGCCGACCAGGAACGGCACCCAGTCCAGCCAGGCCGCCGGGCCGAGGAGGAAGCCGAGGCGGCGGACGATCCCGGAGATGCCGCTGATCCGCAGGCCGGTGCCGGTGACCACGCGCAGGCCCAGCAGATACTTGCCGGGCGTGGTGCCGGTACGGCTCTCGATGAGGCCGAGCCCGAGCACCGACCAGGCCAGCGCGAGGGGGATGCCGACCGTGAACAGCGCCCCGGCGTGGTCGTACCCGCCGCAGCCGAACGGCGAGGAGACGCAGAAGGTGTCGCCGAGGCGGATGTACCACGCCGGCGGGAACGCCCAGGCCACCTGGTCGCGCGTGGCCAGGTCCCGCAGCACGAGGGTGACCGTCAGCACGATCAGCGGCAGGTTGTCGACGGCGGCCGCCACGAGGCGCCGCGTGGCTGGGGCCGGGTCGGCGAGCCGTACCCGGGCGAAGGACTTCGCCGCCGCCTCGGGATCGCCGAGACGGCGCAGCGCCTCGTCCAGTTCGCCCGCCTCGGCGGCCTCGGTCAGGTGATCGGTGAGTTCGGCGACGATCGCCCGCCGTTCCCGGACGGGGCCCGGCAGCAGGGCGGCCACCTCGCGCGTGTACGTCTCGATGACCTTGCGGTCGCGCTCGCCGGTGCGCTGGTCGTAACTCATCGGTGCACTCCGTCCAATGTGTCGAGCAGGGCGCGCATCGCCTCGACGAGCTCGCTCCACTCCGCCCGCAGCAGGGCCAGGTGAACCCGGCCGTCGCCCGTGATCGAGTAGTACTTCCGCGGCCTGCCCCGGCCGCCCTCCACCTCCCAGGAGGACACGATGAGTCCCGCGTCCTCCAGGCGGTGCAGCAGCGGGTAGAGCGTGCCCTCCTTGATCTCCAGCACGCCCGCACCGGCGCTCTGCAGCAGTTTCAGCAGCTCGTACCCGTAGCGCCGACCCGAGCTGAGGATCGACAACACGGCCAGCTCGGCGGTGCCCCTGGCCAGCTCGCGCCGGAGCCGGTGCAGCGTCGGGGCGCCCTCCTCATCGATGTCCGTCACTCTTTCACGGTACGACCAGATACTTGGTGCGGCAAGGTATAAGGCCGGATAAGGCTCGGGCGACAGGCGGACCTCACTGCGGCGTTACGTCCAGGCGCCTGCGGCGGGCCAGGCGCGGACCGCGCAAGTGCGGGCGGGCATGACCTGGCGCTGCGGCGGATACGCGCTGGTCGGCCGAAGGGGCCGCAAGGGTCAGACAGCGCTCGGCCTGTCTGCCGTCCACCTTGTGGGCGGGAGCCTGCGCGTGGCGGCCCGGGCGGCGACGGCCGCCGGGTGGATGTTGACGGGCGGGCGCGACAGCGGCTTCCGCACAGTCCTTCTGACTCGTCGCGTATGGCGAGCACCGGGAGGATCACCGACGCCGCCTGGCCGGGGCCGGTCCCGCGAGACGTGACCGCGGGCCGCCGGTGTTCTTGTTGCGGACCGGTCGAGCCTCGGTGGCGGCTACAACCGGTTGGGCTGTTCCTCGTTCGGCCGGTCCGGCTTCGGCTCGTCCGCCGGGGCGGCCGTCTGCGGCGGCAGGTTGCTCGCGGTGGTGCCAATAGCCGGTCTCCGGTGGCCGGCATGATCGATCCCGCGCCGTCGGCGGCCCCGGTCATCATGGACCCGACGCGACCAGAGCCGGGGCCGAGAGGGCGGCGCCGCGCCGTTGGCGCCGGAGGCGAAGGTCAGCGGCACTGCTCCAGCATCGCGCTCTTGTCGGCCGTGGTGACCGGAAGGTCGTACTTGAGCGCGACCTGGGCGAACCGCGTCACGTAGGCGCAGCGAATCCTGCGGTTCGGCGGAAGCCAGGAGGCAGGGCTGGCGTCGCCCTTGCTGGAGTTGGTGGAGCCGTCCACGCCGAGCAGGTTGAGCGGGTCGTTCGCGATCTGGACCCGCTTCGCCTTCGGCCAGCGCGAGGCGCCCATCTGCCAGCTGTACGACAGCGGCACCACGTGGTCGATCTGCACCTTGGCCGCCTCGGCCTTGCGCCACTCGATCGTGGTGCCCGTGTAGGGGTCGTAGATGGTCATCGACTCCAGCACGCAGTCGGAGCCGGACCGGTACTTCAGGTTCGTGCCGTCCCGGGCGAGCACGTCGTTGCGGGTGTCGCACCCGTTGCGGGCGAGCGGTACGCCGGTGGCCGTGTCCGCCCAGGCGTAGCCGTACTCCTCGCGGGAGTAGCCGGTCTTGGGGCCGCGCCCCCTGGTGGCGAGCTTCTCGATGAGGGCCCGGGCCTCCTCCTTGTCCTTGGCCGAGATGATCGGCGCGAGCCCGGGCTTGGTGCCGTCCGGGTTGTCGAGGGGGTTGGTGCCCGGTTCGGACGACCCGCCGTTCGATCTGGCGGACCCTGCGTCCGTCTCCAGACCGACCGCGTCCACCAGGCCACAGCCGGTCAGCGCGGCCGCCGCCGCCAGCATCGCCACAGCCGTCCGAATTACGCGCATCCCCCACCTCAAAACCGGTTAATGAACATGCAAGCCCCAGGTATAGCAAACAGCCGATTTCCCGGCGATAGCCGTACCGGTGAGCAGCACACCGCCGCGGCGTGGGGCAGGTCGTTCCGGCTGCGACAGGTTTCAGCCCGCGAGCACCCCGGCCAGCCAGTCGTAGACGATCGACGAGGTCAGGGCGATGTTGCCGATGCCGCAGTGCGCGTCGGCGCCGTCGGCCACGGTCAGCCGGTGGAACCGCTTGTGCGGGACGTCGAGGCGCTCGTGGAAGGACGCGGCCTGGGCCCGCTGCACCGCGCTCTCCCCGTCCGCGGACAGCGACAGCACGGGCACGGTGATCCTCTCGACCAGGTCGGTCAGGCGGAAGGCCCGGGTGAGGCGCAGGAACTCGCCCAGCGACGCGGCACCTGTGGTCCACAGCATGGAGTTCTCGATCGTCGCGGCGAGCGTCCAGTCCAGCGCCGCGGCCTGCCGGTGGACCTCGTCCCAGAACGCGTCGGGCGCGTCCGGCGGTGGCGGTGTGGGCAGCGCCGTGGTGATCGCGTCCATGATCGCCTCGTGGATGTCGAGGATCGGGGCGTTGGCGACGAGCGCCGCGACGCGCCGGTCGAACGCCGCCGCGCGGGGCGCGAGATAGCCGCCGAAGCTCAGCCCGTACAGGGCGATCCGGTCCGGCCGTACCTCGGGGCGCGCGGCCACGTGGTCGAGTACCGCCCCGAGCGGCACCTCGGCGTCGGCGCGCATCACCTGGCCGGGATGGTGGTGCAGCAGCCCGCGCTGCCCCGGCCCGTGGAACAGCACGACGTTGAGCCCGCGGGCGAGCGCCTCGGGCACCCCGGCGAGGAAGTACAGCTCCTCGCCGTGCCCACCGCCGCCGCCCCAGATCACCACGGTGGGCCGGGGCGCGCCGTCGCCTGCCGCGGCGAAGAAGTAGCCGGGCAGGTTCGGGCCGTCGCGGTACGGCACGCGCAGCCGCTCGGCCGGCGTGCCGAGCAGCGGCAGCGCCCGGTCGAAACAGGACACCCCCTCGTCGTACAGCGCCGCGGCCTCGGCCGGGCGGCTCCGGTCGACGAAGAACTCGGCGGCGCGCAGGTAGTTGTAGGCACGGTGGAAATGCGTGCGGGCGGTCGCCGTCCGCCCCGCGGCGAGGGCCTCCCGCGCCCGGGCCGCGTTCGGCCAGCCCTGCTCGGCCCCAGGCGCGCACGTACGCCTCCCGGCCGCCGCCCGCCTCCGCGATCCTGCGGGCCACGTACGCCACCTCGCCGGCGGACGCCGCGCCGTACCCGGCGTAGGCGAGGGTGCGGATGAAGGCGAAATCCTGAAGTTCACCGGCGGCGAGCCCGAGCCGGTTGACCGTCATCACCCTGGCCATCGCGAATTCTCCCCTTGCTGGTGAAATGTCACCCCCAAGGGTTGTGAAATGGGCTGTGTCGTACCATCGGCAACCGTCTCGGAGTGTCGCGCCGTGCGACATGGGGGGACAGATGTCGCATAGCCTTCAGGCCGCCCGCACGCGACGGCTGATCCGCCAGGCGTTCGTGGAGCTGGTCGACGAAAAGGGCTTCACCGAGGTGACCGTTTCGGACATCGCGGCCCGCGCGATGGTCAATCGGGCCACGTTCTACCGCCACTTCCGGGACAAGTACCACGTGGCCGAGCAGATTTTCGCCGAGATCGCCGCCGAGATCCCCCTCGACGCGGACCCCGCCGCCCAGGATCCGACCGACCGCGTACGGTCATGGACCCGGTTCTTCGAGCGTTTCGCCACGCACGCCAAACTGTTCCGCCCGCTCCTCGGCCGCCGCGGCGACCCCGCCTTCACCGCCCACCTGCGCGAACTCTGCGTCCAGGTGGCCCGCCGGCGGCTCGGCACGGCCAGGCGGACCTGCCCCCTCGCCGGGCGCACGCCGTCCGGCATCCCCGAGGACCTGGTCCTCTTCCTCGCCGCCAACCACATCGTCGCCACCCTGAGCTGGTGGCTGGAGGACGGCCGCCACCACACCCCGGAACAGATGGCCACCACCGTCGTGCAATTCTTCAGCCAGGGCTACTTCCGCGCCCTCGGCCTCCACGATCTCCCTCTCGGTGACCGCAAATGATCATCGGCCCGTTCGCTCCCGATGCGATAGGGGGTTACCGGCAATTCGTCCACATACGGCTGCCCTCGCCGCCTCGTACGGGCGGGAACACTTCACTGTTCCCGTCAGCGCAGCGAGATCGAAACGGAAAGGCCGAGACGGTCGACTTCCTGCCGCGCCCGCCATGTTCCTCCAAGATGGTCACGAGGCCGGCCTCTGCCATATCGAGCCCACGGCGGAACCGACCGCCGGCCGGTCCCAGGTAGCGAGTCTGAAAGGCGCGAAGAATGGAGCGACCGCCCCCGGTACCCCCGGGAACAGGGCCGCTGTCGCCCGATTTCTCCGGGATGAATCCGGCCCTGATGGCCGAGTTCGTCGCGCTGCTGGAGAAGGCGCAGGCCGTTCTGCGGGAGGAGACGGGGGCGATACTCGCCGAGCTGGCGCGGGTCGGCGGCGACCGTACCCGTATGCTGCGCGTCCAGGACGTGGCGAACTGGGTGGAGCGGCAGCTTCCGGATCTGCGGCGTCGCGAGGAGCTGGCCCGCAAGACCGGCGCGCTGCCGTCCTGGACGCCCGGCGGCGGGCAAGGGCTGCGTCCGTTCGACGAGAGCGCCTTCGTCAGCGTGACCGAGGCCCGGCTGCGGGGCGCCGCCCTCGCCCGCTCGATCGGCGACGTCTCCCCCTTCACCATCGGCGCCCGCGACAGGTACGCGACGTTCGTCAAGACGCTCGCCGAGCACGAGGACGACCCCGATTTCACCGCGGCGTTCTTCGCGGAACTCGGCCTGGAGAGCACGCTCGACCTCGGGCGGCGGCTGCGCGGCGCGCTGGGCGATGACGCCGATAAGGCGATCGACACGGTCAGCCGCGCGTTCGGCACGGCGATCCGCTCCGGCGGCGGCTCGCGCGCGTTCGCCCAGATGCGGGAACGGCTCGCCGCCGGGCCCGTTCTCACCAAGGCCGGAGGCGTGACGGTACGCAAACACGGCCTCGGCGATCTGCTGCGCGCGGGCGAGTTCCCCGCGGGTTGGCTCGCCGGCGTGGTCAACCGGCATGCCCTCGCCCCCGACAGCAACGTCAGCGGCGAGGACCTCGCCGGCTTCCTCAACGCCCTCGGCAACAACCCTGCCGCGGCTCGCGCGGCGATCGCCGCGGCGACCCGCGACGTCCCCCTGGAGACCTTCCTCCGGCGGCTCAACGACCGGGTCGCGGTGCGGTCCAGCTTCGCCCATCAGGACCACCTTCAGGCCAAGGAGAACTCGCGGGCGGACGCCTTCGGCCGGATGCTCGCCGCCGCGGCGGGCGCGTACGACGAGCGGGACGGCGCGCACAGCGCCGAGGCCGCCAGGCTCGCGTTCGATCTCATCAGGACGTTGCCGAAGCTGGACATCGCCGAGCCCACCAGGGTGCACCTCGCCGAGATCGCCGGGGCGTACGCCACGGAGATCACCGAGGGGGCGAACCTCAGCGACGCCAACCGCACCCTGCCCAGCGCCTTCGGCGCGGTGAAGACCGTGGTCCCCGGGCTCAAACCGGCCTTCCGGCTGAGCCCGGCCGACACGTTCGCGTTCGTGAAGACGTTCGCCACCTCACCTGCAACGATCAAGCCCTTCGAGAAGGGCATGGGTGACCTCGCCGACCGGCTCGTCCGGGCCGCGGCCGACGGCGCCCGCGGCATCGAACCTCTGGAGCGGGTCATGCGCGCCCTGGGCCACGTCTCCGGCATGCAGTACGCCGCCGAGCGGCTGGTTCAGGGCGCCCTCGACGCCGAGGACGAGGCGAGACGCAAAGGGCAATCCTTCCTACTGGGCCTCGCCCTCGGTGTGGCCGGGATCGTCGTACCGCTCGAGGGCCAGGCACTGTGGCTGGCCCTGAGCACCGGCGCCCCGCTCGCCTTCGACAAACTCACCGAGGTCGACAAGACGCGGCTGCAGGCACTCGACGACAAGGTACGGCTCGCCGCCCTGGCCCGCGGCCACTGGCTGGTCAACGCCCTCATTGACAGCGGCTTCAGACCGACCGTGCCCGCCACCGACCCGCGCTTCGCCCACCCGCCGATCACCGGCCCGGACGGCCGCCTGCTCCCCTTCGACCAGATCGCCAAGGACAAGCAGGCCCTCCGCAACCTCAACAACTGGCTCATCGCCAACGGCTCGGGCGGCACCTCAAAGACCAAACTCGGCGAGGCGGCGAAATGGCTGGACGAGATCGTCTTCAACGGGGCACGCGCGACCTCAGCCCAAGATCCAGCACCCCACTGATCTCGCCTGTTATCACTCGATCGGGAGGCACTCGGTCCGGCCGTTTACCACATAGCGTTTCTCGCC is a window from the Thermopolyspora flexuosa genome containing:
- a CDS encoding PadR family transcriptional regulator; this translates as MTDIDEEGAPTLHRLRRELARGTAELAVLSILSSGRRYGYELLKLLQSAGAGVLEIKEGTLYPLLHRLEDAGLIVSSWEVEGGRGRPRKYYSITGDGRVHLALLRAEWSELVEAMRALLDTLDGVHR
- a CDS encoding alpha/beta hydrolase family protein, with translation MSCFDRALPLLGTPAERLRVPYRDGPNLPGYFFAAAGDGAPRPTVVIWGGGGGHGEELYFLAGVPEALARGLNVVLFHGPGQRGLLHHHPGQVMRADAEVPLGAVLDHVAARPEVRPDRIALYGLSFGGYLAPRAAAFDRRVAALVANAPILDIHEAIMDAITTALPTPPPPDAPDAFWDEVHRQAAALDWTLAATIENSMLWTTGAASLGEFLRLTRAFRLTDLVERITVPVLSLSADGESAVQRAQAASFHERLDVPHKRFHRLTVADGADAHCGIGNIALTSSIVYDWLAGVLAG
- a CDS encoding mechanosensitive ion channel family protein gives rise to the protein MTRPADIMSFTFASACLVCGVVLGILLRALFGRLAQRAASTTSQWDDLWWNMLRQIALPATAITGAWWATNILRLEEPVRGFVERVLLAAIVLTVSFTIAQFAANMVRSVALSRSGVARSASIFVLLTRGTIVGVGVMVLLQSIGISVAPLLTALGVGGLAVALALQETLRNLFAGIQILASKKVQPGDFVRLDTGEEGYVDDINWRNTTVRQLSGNIVIVPNAHLADTVMTNYHQPVEETSVTVKVGVSYDSDLDEVERITLEVARDVQRTVPGAVPDFEPLIRFNTFGELRIDFSVILRASEPSAQYLIVHEFIKRLHRRYREENIEIPYKPYESLPPAEEAKQERPELTAAR
- a CDS encoding response regulator transcription factor — translated: MAGVLLIEDDVAIRTALTRGLRERGHAVSSSGTAMDGLRQALAERPDLIVLDLGLPDLDGAEVLRMLRAVSRTPVIVATARDQESDIVRLLDAGADDYVVKPFSAAQLDARIRAVLRRLGESRTDDVIVVGELRLDPRAREATLAGAPLDLSPREFDLLHYLAVRQGEVVTKRELLVEVWHVPYGGADKTVDVHLSWLRRKLGETAQEPRYLQTVRGVGVKLVAPS
- a CDS encoding RDD family protein, coding for MSYDQRTGERDRKVIETYTREVAALLPGPVRERRAIVAELTDHLTEAAEAGELDEALRRLGDPEAAAKSFARVRLADPAPATRRLVAAAVDNLPLIVLTVTLVLRDLATRDQVAWAFPPAWYIRLGDTFCVSSPFGCGGYDHAGALFTVGIPLALAWSVLGLGLIESRTGTTPGKYLLGLRVVTGTGLRISGISGIVRRLGFLLGPAAWLDWVPFLVGDRRRVLDRLAGTRVVLAAPREIAEPARAEPVT
- a CDS encoding HNH endonuclease family protein, yielding MLAAAAALTGCGLVDAVGLETDAGSARSNGGSSEPGTNPLDNPDGTKPGLAPIISAKDKEEARALIEKLATRGRGPKTGYSREEYGYAWADTATGVPLARNGCDTRNDVLARDGTNLKYRSGSDCVLESMTIYDPYTGTTIEWRKAEAAKVQIDHVVPLSYSWQMGASRWPKAKRVQIANDPLNLLGVDGSTNSSKGDASPASWLPPNRRIRCAYVTRFAQVALKYDLPVTTADKSAMLEQCR
- a CDS encoding sensor histidine kinase, which codes for MRRWLALLVAATTSLVLVALLVPLALLIRTAAENAATGEATRTAESVAVAVAVEDEQALELTVERASATGYPITVFLPGGRTLGVPAPRSAAVRLAARGRSVTAEAPGGREILVAVQGLPEGTAVVRVFLSDAALTRGVAEAWLGMLLLGLALVGLGILVADRLARAVIRPVTALAQVSHRLAAGDLSARAEPGGPPEVRSVATALNHLADRIDELLAEERETVADISHRLRTPLTALRLEAESLRDPEEAARVEARVDALERAVSAVITDVRRRRRERGSCDAATVVADRVAFWSVLAEDQGRAVTVDLAPAPQPVAVGADDLAACVDALLGNVFAHTAEGTPFTVRLAPTPSGVELTIADAGPGFPPDLVHGALRRGHSGAGSTGLGLDIARRTAESAGGALRLAAAPGGGAQVTLLLPSPAPGDG
- a CDS encoding TetR/AcrR family transcriptional regulator; translation: MSHSLQAARTRRLIRQAFVELVDEKGFTEVTVSDIAARAMVNRATFYRHFRDKYHVAEQIFAEIAAEIPLDADPAAQDPTDRVRSWTRFFERFATHAKLFRPLLGRRGDPAFTAHLRELCVQVARRRLGTARRTCPLAGRTPSGIPEDLVLFLAANHIVATLSWWLEDGRHHTPEQMATTVVQFFSQGYFRALGLHDLPLGDRK